A single Methanocalculus alkaliphilus DNA region contains:
- a CDS encoding FprA family A-type flavoprotein, which translates to MKAEAYKIADGVYWVGTLDWDIRTYHGYTLDGTSYNAYLIFGEKTVLIDNVYPGQSAQMWGRIRDACAAEGRDETIDIIIQNHAEKDHSGALPEIHRRFPEAVIYCTGICEKALHRHYPSLKDAVFHHITTGDTLDIGGKTLAFVQAPLLHWPDSMFTLYAEEGILFPNDAFSQHLCCTGRLDTEIPDHTLMDAAQKFYANLIVPLTPLFLKKADELTGLNLLAQVKMIAPAHGQIWTDPKKIINAYVGWATGTAMKTKVTIIYDTMHGSTQKLAHALAEGVMAGGADVKIFNLHQDERSEIVKDILESKAIMVGVPAINDMPYPSIGDLLYYLKGLRFDRTGERFALTFGSMGGRGGAAAMVADELKNSGFTVTETMEVQFVPDGDELDQAFEAGKKMAERITA; encoded by the coding sequence ATGAAAGCTGAAGCATATAAAATCGCTGATGGTGTCTACTGGGTAGGCACCCTGGACTGGGATATTCGGACATACCACGGCTATACGCTCGATGGGACGTCATACAATGCGTACCTCATCTTCGGAGAGAAGACCGTGCTGATCGACAACGTCTACCCCGGCCAGTCTGCACAGATGTGGGGGAGAATCCGGGATGCATGTGCTGCAGAGGGGAGGGATGAAACGATCGATATTATCATCCAGAATCATGCCGAAAAGGACCATTCCGGTGCCCTCCCTGAGATTCACAGGCGTTTCCCCGAGGCAGTAATCTATTGCACCGGGATCTGCGAGAAGGCACTCCATCGCCATTACCCATCGCTTAAGGATGCAGTATTTCATCACATCACAACCGGAGATACCCTTGATATCGGTGGGAAGACCCTTGCATTTGTCCAGGCTCCCCTCCTCCACTGGCCCGACTCGATGTTCACCCTCTATGCCGAGGAAGGGATCCTCTTTCCAAACGATGCATTCAGTCAGCACCTCTGCTGCACCGGAAGACTTGATACGGAGATCCCCGACCACACCCTGATGGATGCGGCACAGAAGTTCTATGCCAACCTCATCGTCCCCCTGACACCCCTCTTTCTGAAGAAGGCAGATGAGCTGACGGGCCTCAACCTCCTCGCACAAGTGAAGATGATCGCACCTGCCCATGGGCAGATCTGGACCGATCCCAAAAAGATCATCAACGCATATGTCGGATGGGCGACAGGCACCGCAATGAAGACGAAGGTGACGATCATCTACGATACGATGCATGGGTCCACACAGAAACTTGCCCATGCCCTTGCAGAAGGGGTGATGGCAGGGGGTGCGGATGTGAAGATCTTCAATCTCCACCAGGATGAGCGATCAGAGATCGTCAAGGATATTCTCGAGTCAAAAGCGATCATGGTCGGTGTTCCGGCGATCAATGATATGCCGTATCCGAGCATCGGCGATCTCCTCTATTATCTCAAGGGTCTTCGTTTCGATCGTACAGGCGAGCGGTTCGCACTCACCTTCGGCTCGATGGGGGGCCGGGGAGGTGCGGCAGCAATGGTGGCAGATGAACTGAAGAACTCAGGGTTTACGGTCACCGAGACGATGGAGGTCCAGTTCGTCCCCGATGGCGACGAACTTGATCAGGCGTTTGAAGCAGGGAAGAAGATGGCTGAAAGGATAACCGCCTGA
- a CDS encoding dihydropteroate synthase-like protein, translating into MRILLITGTQTEDLVRRAASESGHDCVVEVIGEVASFISPRHLIDLIQSSHYDQVIVSGMCTADFSGVEKETGVPVFLGPRHASDLAMILPGVGQIQLSRTIPADDLIAGMKRERALERLAEIEEEADPAFLIRGQKIGGSSRMKVCAEIMDAHRHPDLRVAVAGLFASGADIVDLGFGFDATPEDLRRVFNDLEGIDGPLAVDTQDPDLIRAALERADLILSLQEANIPIIGSAVADAGVAAVIVPGEAGLAANIAAAEACGISCLITDPLLPPAGSGLIRALAGYASAGTDHPLFFGAGNVVELLDADSPGANALLAAMAKEVGAAVIFSSEHSDKTKGSVREMRRATMMMALMDERPYPKDLGIDLFVIKEKRRRHEPPIRYDTLIQPEKQERKLIYDPCGNFRIGIDEGEIIAEKGGSAIRARDWASIYHEIEARGWVSRMDHAAYLGKELYKAELAIRFNRSFEQDGRF; encoded by the coding sequence ATGCGGATCCTCCTTATTACCGGCACCCAGACTGAGGACCTGGTCAGAAGGGCTGCCAGCGAGTCCGGCCATGACTGTGTTGTGGAGGTCATCGGCGAGGTGGCATCGTTCATCTCTCCCAGGCATCTCATCGACCTGATCCAGAGCTCGCATTATGATCAGGTGATAGTCTCCGGAATGTGTACTGCAGATTTCTCCGGAGTTGAGAAGGAGACAGGGGTTCCGGTCTTCCTCGGTCCCCGGCATGCGAGCGATCTGGCAATGATCCTGCCGGGGGTCGGCCAGATACAACTCTCACGCACCATACCGGCAGATGATCTCATCGCGGGAATGAAGAGGGAGCGTGCTCTTGAGCGGCTTGCTGAGATCGAAGAGGAGGCCGATCCTGCCTTTCTCATCAGGGGGCAGAAGATCGGTGGCAGCAGCAGGATGAAGGTCTGTGCGGAGATAATGGATGCCCATCGCCATCCGGATCTCAGGGTCGCGGTTGCCGGACTCTTCGCATCAGGCGCTGACATCGTTGATCTCGGTTTTGGATTTGATGCCACCCCGGAGGATCTCCGGAGAGTGTTCAATGATCTTGAAGGGATCGATGGACCGCTTGCAGTTGACACACAGGATCCGGATCTGATCAGGGCCGCCCTGGAGAGAGCTGATCTCATCCTCTCCCTCCAGGAAGCAAATATCCCGATCATCGGATCTGCGGTGGCTGACGCCGGGGTTGCGGCAGTCATCGTTCCCGGAGAGGCCGGGCTTGCTGCAAATATTGCTGCCGCCGAGGCCTGCGGCATCTCCTGCCTCATTACCGATCCCCTCCTCCCCCCTGCCGGTTCGGGGCTCATCAGGGCACTTGCAGGGTATGCTTCGGCAGGTACCGATCACCCCCTCTTCTTCGGTGCAGGAAATGTGGTAGAACTCCTGGATGCGGATTCCCCGGGGGCAAACGCCCTCCTCGCGGCGATGGCAAAGGAGGTTGGTGCCGCAGTCATCTTCTCAAGCGAGCACTCGGACAAGACGAAGGGGTCGGTTCGGGAGATGCGGCGGGCCACGATGATGATGGCACTGATGGATGAAAGGCCGTACCCGAAGGATCTCGGCATTGATCTCTTTGTCATCAAGGAGAAGCGGCGGCGGCATGAACCTCCAATCCGGTATGATACCCTGATTCAGCCGGAAAAGCAGGAGAGGAAGCTCATCTATGACCCATGCGGAAATTTCCGGATTGGCATCGATGAGGGAGAGATCATTGCCGAAAAAGGCGGCAGTGCGATCCGGGCCCGTGACTGGGCTTCCATATACCACGAGATTGAGGCCAGAGGGTGGGTCTCCCGGATGGATCATGCCGCCTACCTTGGAAAAGAGCTCTATAAAGCAGAGCTTGCCATCCGTTTTAACCGCAGTTTTGAACAGGATGGCAGATTCTGA
- a CDS encoding PPK2 family polyphosphate kinase, which translates to MIKDKYIEKLLVKPGKSVKIKDFYTGWAQDDVLKERGKNNVKARALEILEENRTALASAQELLWADNRYSILIILQGMDTAGKDGTIKHVMSGVNPQGCRVTSFGVPTKYELDHSFLWRFWKAMPRRGEIGIFNRSYYEDVLVPRVHPGIIRDQRLPVVEPDEGFWNTRYEDIRAFERHLIANGTIILKFFLNISKDEQKERLLSRLKNEEKNWKFSLSDLSERKRWDDYHKAYEEAFFQTSTKDAPWYIIPADYKWAARTLVADLIVKGITQLDLRYPTTTDEMKQELKKARESLENE; encoded by the coding sequence ATGATTAAGGATAAATATATTGAAAAACTCCTCGTCAAGCCCGGTAAGAGTGTGAAGATCAAAGACTTCTATACCGGATGGGCACAGGACGATGTCCTGAAAGAGCGGGGCAAGAATAATGTCAAGGCACGGGCCCTTGAGATCCTTGAAGAGAATCGCACCGCACTCGCAAGCGCCCAGGAACTTCTCTGGGCAGACAATCGTTACTCGATCCTCATTATTCTTCAGGGTATGGATACTGCCGGAAAGGACGGAACGATCAAGCATGTTATGTCAGGTGTCAATCCACAGGGGTGCCGTGTCACGAGCTTTGGGGTACCAACAAAATATGAACTTGACCACTCCTTCCTCTGGCGTTTCTGGAAGGCGATGCCACGCAGGGGAGAGATCGGGATCTTTAACAGATCCTATTATGAGGATGTGCTCGTCCCCAGGGTTCACCCAGGAATCATACGTGATCAACGACTTCCTGTTGTTGAACCGGATGAAGGGTTCTGGAATACCAGATACGAGGATATCCGGGCATTTGAGAGGCATCTGATCGCAAACGGAACGATCATTCTGAAGTTCTTCCTGAATATCTCAAAAGATGAACAGAAAGAGCGACTCCTCTCCCGGTTGAAGAACGAAGAGAAGAACTGGAAGTTCTCCCTCTCCGATCTGAGCGAGCGGAAGCGATGGGATGATTATCATAAAGCATATGAAGAGGCATTCTTCCAGACGAGCACAAAGGACGCCCCCTGGTACATCATCCCGGCCGATTACAAGTGGGCAGCACGAACACTTGTGGCGGATCTCATCGTCAAGGGGATCACCCAGCTCGACCTCAGGTATCCAACGACGACAGATGAGATGAAGCAGGAACTGAAGAAGGCACGGGAAAGTCTGGAGAACGAGTAG
- a CDS encoding DUF4013 domain-containing protein — protein MSISTIASESFSYAQEAVWGKWKQWILLVIAYLITSITLYLVPVFNGYLVSVLSGKEPAPEVDDWGKLFVDGWKLNIVALIYMIPIILILVIFGAATLPFIIAGAAMGEMTGVVPDEFILGAIAELLAGLLVAFVVAIIISFIAYTGVVRFAKTGNIMEAFNFSAIFEHIGKIGWVDYIITIIVLWIIIAVLAFIIGALSAIPVLGWLIALFLGPPLSLFTWRYVTMLYQSVPA, from the coding sequence ATGTCTATCAGCACAATTGCATCCGAATCGTTCTCCTATGCCCAGGAGGCTGTCTGGGGAAAGTGGAAGCAGTGGATATTGCTTGTCATCGCCTACCTGATAACAAGCATCACACTCTATCTTGTACCGGTCTTCAATGGATATCTCGTCTCTGTCCTCTCAGGGAAAGAGCCGGCACCAGAGGTGGATGACTGGGGGAAGCTCTTTGTCGATGGCTGGAAGCTGAACATCGTCGCCCTCATCTACATGATCCCGATAATCCTCATCCTGGTGATCTTCGGTGCAGCAACGCTGCCGTTCATCATCGCCGGTGCCGCAATGGGCGAGATGACCGGTGTTGTTCCGGATGAGTTCATCCTTGGAGCAATCGCCGAGCTGCTTGCCGGTCTGCTTGTGGCCTTTGTTGTTGCGATCATCATCTCATTCATCGCATACACCGGTGTCGTCAGGTTTGCTAAAACCGGTAATATCATGGAGGCATTCAATTTTAGCGCGATCTTTGAGCATATTGGAAAGATCGGGTGGGTTGACTACATCATCACCATTATCGTTCTCTGGATCATCATCGCAGTCTTGGCCTTTATCATCGGGGCATTGTCGGCAATTCCCGTGCTCGGATGGCTCATTGCCCTCTTCCTCGGCCCGCCACTCTCACTCTTTACATGGCGTTATGTGACGATGCTCTATCAGAGCGTCCCTGCATAG
- a CDS encoding FkbM family methyltransferase, which yields MRLLQQARAICRHHDLKDIVCGTYRYLSQYCIPEKGIMVAHERLTSPGDQIVIVGGGDGVTAVTAGRITGTNGSVVIYEAGDRACREIAERIQSDGLSSICTVHHALVGPHIDVYGGDTTSASRIHPRDLPSCDVLELDCEGAEVAILRDLRMRPRVIIVEIHPIHFTEDAFWVLDRLDDLGYEIVYRSGHDGIEIDDAELRKLLSGSKHCGIMLKNGARSPGVVAALRMDEGPEKKESSGSLYAGTL from the coding sequence ATGCGTCTTCTGCAACAGGCCCGAGCCATATGCCGGCACCATGATCTCAAGGATATCGTCTGTGGCACCTACCGGTATCTCTCTCAATACTGCATTCCTGAGAAGGGGATCATGGTTGCACACGAACGACTGACCTCTCCCGGCGATCAGATCGTTATTGTCGGAGGGGGAGACGGTGTTACTGCAGTTACAGCAGGAAGGATTACCGGGACGAACGGCTCAGTGGTGATATATGAGGCTGGGGATCGAGCCTGCCGGGAGATAGCAGAGAGGATACAGTCAGACGGGCTCTCATCCATCTGCACGGTTCATCATGCCCTCGTCGGACCGCATATCGATGTCTATGGAGGTGATACCACCTCCGCGTCCCGTATCCATCCCCGTGACCTCCCATCATGTGATGTCCTTGAACTCGATTGTGAAGGGGCTGAAGTTGCTATCCTGCGGGATCTTCGGATGCGTCCACGGGTCATCATCGTTGAGATCCACCCAATCCATTTCACCGAGGATGCATTCTGGGTACTCGACAGGCTCGACGATCTCGGGTACGAGATAGTCTATCGGAGCGGCCATGACGGGATCGAGATCGATGATGCAGAACTGCGAAAGCTTCTCTCCGGATCAAAGCACTGTGGTATTATGCTAAAGAACGGAGCCCGATCCCCAGGAGTTGTCGCGGCTCTCAGGATGGATGAGGGGCCAGAGAAAAAAGAGAGTTCGGGTTCTCTCTATGCAGGGACGCTCTGA
- a CDS encoding MFS transporter produces MILLMSGLQRYHYLLALLGVIIATVMATEAMIIAGFPAIEAEFGVASVIIAWILPTVMLVGAVILLAIGSLGDIIGKRRVILACLGVYGAGIVLGGYAPDMMTLLLSRMLQGVGLAIAPLAYALVAEETPPEWVATGIGVLAATYGAGSFLGIMFGAFIIEHIGWRACFQLMIPVVLLIIIAAWFILPRHGILREGKIDLIGMGLFAASILTGMIALTQGGLTGMRNPLVWGGFLLSLLLLILFLRHEKQTPDPLIDLEMIREAPFPAITINAFLVVFAFFMLLQLMPYIISQPAGLALPIIFVGILLMPGSLTDMVSGPLAGYLVTKKGVVLPFLIGSITLLIGSGIFFLFELTPLLLVAIWMSFSAGMSILLTIDNMIALASAPPGQTATASAFLHTIQSIGGALGPIVAGAALTLYPGEAAFTVIFLVVLAVSAAILFQSAVIRRYLP; encoded by the coding sequence ATGATCCTTCTTATGTCTGGTCTGCAACGCTACCATTACCTCCTCGCCCTTCTTGGCGTCATCATAGCGACAGTGATGGCGACTGAAGCGATGATCATCGCCGGGTTCCCTGCGATAGAGGCGGAGTTTGGCGTTGCATCGGTTATCATCGCATGGATCCTCCCGACGGTGATGCTCGTTGGTGCCGTCATCCTTCTTGCCATCGGATCGCTTGGTGATATCATAGGGAAGCGCCGTGTCATCCTTGCCTGCCTGGGTGTCTATGGAGCAGGAATCGTCCTTGGTGGATATGCCCCGGATATGATGACCCTCCTTCTGTCACGGATGCTTCAGGGGGTCGGCCTTGCCATCGCCCCTCTTGCGTATGCACTCGTTGCTGAGGAGACCCCGCCGGAATGGGTGGCAACCGGAATTGGCGTGCTTGCTGCCACCTATGGGGCGGGGAGCTTCCTTGGGATCATGTTTGGAGCATTCATCATCGAACATATCGGGTGGCGTGCCTGCTTCCAGCTGATGATCCCCGTGGTTCTGCTCATCATCATCGCCGCATGGTTCATCCTCCCCCGACATGGCATCCTCCGGGAGGGGAAGATCGATCTGATCGGGATGGGACTCTTTGCTGCCTCGATCCTCACCGGGATGATCGCACTGACACAGGGTGGTCTCACCGGGATGAGAAATCCGCTCGTCTGGGGAGGGTTTCTCCTTTCGCTCCTCCTTCTGATCCTCTTCCTCCGCCATGAGAAACAGACTCCGGATCCGCTCATTGATCTCGAAATGATCCGGGAAGCACCGTTTCCTGCGATTACGATCAATGCGTTCCTCGTCGTCTTTGCCTTCTTCATGCTCCTTCAGCTGATGCCCTATATCATCTCACAGCCTGCCGGACTTGCTCTCCCGATCATCTTTGTGGGTATTCTTCTGATGCCCGGATCTCTCACCGATATGGTCTCAGGCCCTCTTGCGGGGTACCTGGTCACAAAAAAAGGAGTTGTTTTGCCGTTTCTCATCGGCAGCATCACGCTTCTCATCGGCAGCGGGATCTTCTTCCTCTTCGAGCTGACGCCACTTCTGCTTGTCGCAATCTGGATGAGTTTCTCAGCAGGCATGTCGATCCTCCTGACCATCGATAACATGATCGCCCTCGCTTCAGCACCCCCCGGCCAGACCGCTACCGCAAGTGCGTTCCTCCACACCATCCAGAGCATCGGAGGTGCCCTTGGTCCCATCGTTGCCGGTGCGGCACTCACACTATACCCGGGAGAAGCGGCGTTCACGGTGATATTCCTCGTCGTCCTTGCCGTCTCAGCCGCCATCCTCTTCCAGTCTGCCGTTATCAGGCGATATCTTCCATAG
- a CDS encoding class I SAM-dependent methyltransferase: MGRLDPGILREAWNTDYRKRGALYGGVPFQLPDLPPKTRILDLGCGNGKHLPAMEGRGWAITGLDAAEEAVRLCRRRNVDLIVGDGCHLPFREGIFGAVIGIHILGHLTVQGRPLMLGEVQRVLEAGGAFHCTVFSRNDMRCGKGEEVEPFTFLRQGIITHYFTEEELRTLGEPFEEIRITRESHQVRLSGECHTREYLHAVFSR, translated from the coding sequence ATGGGCAGACTCGATCCCGGGATCCTCAGGGAGGCATGGAACACCGATTACCGGAAGAGGGGCGCACTCTACGGGGGGGTCCCATTCCAACTGCCCGACCTCCCGCCAAAGACCCGTATCCTCGATCTTGGATGCGGGAATGGGAAACACCTTCCGGCGATGGAGGGGAGAGGCTGGGCGATCACCGGTCTCGATGCAGCAGAGGAGGCGGTCAGACTCTGCAGAAGACGAAATGTGGATCTCATCGTCGGGGATGGCTGTCATCTCCCCTTCAGGGAGGGGATATTTGGCGCAGTCATCGGAATCCATATCCTCGGTCATCTGACGGTACAAGGCCGGCCGCTCATGCTGGGGGAAGTTCAACGCGTTCTGGAAGCAGGTGGGGCATTTCACTGCACAGTTTTTTCGAGGAACGATATGCGGTGCGGGAAAGGTGAGGAGGTTGAACCCTTCACCTTCCTGCGCCAGGGTATTATCACCCACTACTTCACCGAAGAAGAGCTCAGAACTCTTGGAGAACCCTTTGAGGAGATTCGGATCACCAGGGAGAGCCATCAGGTGCGGCTTTCCGGGGAGTGCCATACACGGGAGTATCTCCATGCTGTCTTCAGCAGATGA
- a CDS encoding MBL fold metallo-hydrolase → MAQVTIFGGAGSIGGNKIHIREGSYGLLLDFGIDFSIYSRFYGDFLTPRSGRGIYDYLHLGLLPPIANYRQDLTPADLTLNGMPEIPIDALLLSHAHMDHVGLAGMLDTAIPLVASGTTLGLIKAMQDSGPARMGSDCIYTKERIPHDERTLISGRKEAIGRDLIVTDAMTDSFSSLISTIPQGKGATITASVSALDESKIPFSIDACPVDHSIPGATGFLLGGDLSIAYTGDIRTHGRENTGTSRFVDAARAMGTLIIEGTRLSREEEPSYSEVSEEEVAWNCRAVVAEENGLVIADFSPRNIERLAIFQEIAERCGRQLVVTAKDAYLLQAMAACGHLNLLPSLMMHGGFSDPRMAGWKKGLSEHISPVSSEEVKRDPGGYILCFSLYDLVALPDIDPEGGTYIYSTCEAFNEEMALDAARLHQWLDRFGIRCHGLPGRSPGSSGFHASGHASPGDLEAIVDRIDPDLIIPVHTTAPEWFSKRWEQVVIPETGEAIIC, encoded by the coding sequence ATGGCGCAGGTGACGATCTTTGGAGGGGCCGGTTCCATTGGTGGGAACAAGATTCATATCAGGGAGGGATCATACGGTCTCCTCCTCGACTTTGGTATCGACTTCTCAATATACTCACGATTCTATGGGGATTTCTTAACCCCAAGGAGCGGCCGGGGAATCTATGACTATCTCCATCTCGGCCTCCTCCCGCCAATTGCAAATTATCGGCAGGATCTCACCCCGGCAGATCTCACCCTGAACGGGATGCCGGAGATCCCAATTGATGCCCTTCTCCTCTCTCATGCACATATGGATCATGTCGGCCTTGCCGGGATGCTTGATACAGCAATTCCTCTTGTGGCATCAGGAACCACCCTTGGTCTCATCAAGGCGATGCAGGACTCCGGACCTGCCAGGATGGGTTCTGACTGTATCTACACAAAAGAGCGGATCCCCCATGATGAACGGACCCTTATATCCGGGAGAAAGGAGGCCATCGGGCGCGATCTCATCGTCACAGATGCAATGACCGACTCCTTCAGTTCCCTCATATCAACCATCCCACAGGGGAAGGGAGCCACCATCACTGCATCCGTCTCAGCTTTGGATGAATCGAAGATTCCGTTCTCCATCGACGCCTGTCCGGTTGATCACTCCATCCCCGGGGCAACCGGGTTTCTTCTGGGTGGCGATCTCTCCATCGCCTATACAGGGGACATCAGGACGCATGGCAGGGAGAATACCGGCACATCACGGTTTGTGGATGCTGCAAGGGCCATGGGAACCCTCATCATCGAAGGGACCCGGCTCTCACGTGAAGAAGAGCCTTCGTATTCAGAGGTCTCGGAGGAGGAGGTTGCCTGGAACTGCCGGGCAGTTGTCGCAGAAGAGAATGGACTGGTTATTGCAGACTTCTCTCCGCGGAATATCGAGAGGCTGGCGATATTTCAGGAGATCGCAGAGAGATGCGGACGGCAGCTTGTCGTTACAGCAAAGGATGCCTATCTCCTCCAGGCAATGGCAGCCTGCGGCCACTTGAACCTTCTCCCCTCGCTTATGATGCATGGGGGATTTTCCGATCCCCGTATGGCTGGATGGAAGAAGGGGTTATCTGAGCATATTTCCCCGGTCTCTTCAGAAGAGGTGAAGCGGGATCCCGGCGGCTACATTCTCTGCTTCTCACTGTATGATCTCGTTGCACTCCCGGATATCGATCCAGAGGGCGGGACCTATATCTATTCGACATGCGAAGCCTTCAATGAGGAGATGGCTCTTGATGCGGCCCGTCTCCATCAGTGGCTCGACCGCTTCGGAATCAGGTGCCATGGTCTCCCCGGCAGATCACCCGGTTCATCCGGGTTCCACGCATCCGGGCATGCCTCTCCCGGTGATCTCGAGGCTATCGTTGACAGGATCGATCCCGATCTGATCATTCCGGTCCATACAACCGCCCCGGAATGGTTTTCAAAACGATGGGAGCAGGTTGTTATTCCGGAGACCGGGGAAGCGATCATCTGCTGA
- a CDS encoding PP2C family protein-serine/threonine phosphatase, which yields MGKAMIGRMMTIGSEIAGLTCRGGRPANEDSFTILPLPDGYLIAVADGIGGQVAGDRASSIAITALRDHFSEAYTGGLKNEEFHRILEEGFIAADRAVKTAATGNAKGMGTTLVAAFIRRNKAIIAHTGDSRAYHLSGRVVSVTRDHSLVAEMVQRGLLDSSEVIHHPLRSYITRSIGGDFTVSMKSISLHPGDVLLLASDGFYEHLDEQILSCESLRDDPAGILRRLMNRVLAVTRDNATGIVYRSPVFSSGQKE from the coding sequence TTGGGGAAAGCAATGATCGGGCGGATGATGACGATCGGGAGTGAGATAGCAGGTCTCACATGTCGGGGGGGGAGGCCGGCAAACGAGGACTCTTTTACGATCCTCCCTCTTCCGGATGGCTATCTTATTGCGGTTGCAGATGGTATCGGTGGGCAGGTTGCAGGTGATCGGGCCTCATCAATAGCCATCACGGCACTGCGTGACCATTTTTCTGAGGCATACACAGGGGGTCTCAAAAATGAGGAATTTCACCGTATACTTGAAGAAGGATTTATAGCGGCAGATAGAGCCGTCAAGACTGCGGCGACCGGTAATGCAAAAGGGATGGGGACGACGCTCGTCGCCGCCTTCATCAGGAGAAATAAAGCTATCATTGCACATACCGGAGATTCCCGTGCATACCATCTCTCCGGCCGTGTCGTCTCCGTCACCCGTGACCACTCGCTTGTCGCCGAGATGGTGCAGCGTGGCCTCCTCGACTCAAGCGAAGTGATCCATCACCCGCTGCGATCATATATCACGCGGAGTATTGGTGGGGACTTCACCGTTTCGATGAAGAGCATCAGCCTTCATCCAGGTGATGTTCTCCTCCTTGCATCGGATGGTTTTTATGAACACCTTGATGAGCAGATCCTCAGCTGTGAATCGCTCAGGGATGATCCGGCCGGGATCCTCAGACGGCTCATGAATCGAGTCCTCGCAGTGACACGGGATAATGCGACCGGTATCGTCTATCGCTCCCCGGTCTTCTCATCAGGACAGAAAGAATAA
- a CDS encoding ribonuclease III domain-containing protein, protein MTTPLESRINHTFNDPTLLTRALTRSAYARETGLPDGQHMDALAVLGDAVIDLLVIEDIIASGESDKGIITNRKVHAVNMLRLRMAAESLDLSTYVLWGKGEKSQEIWQSGRVLAECFEALIGALYIDGGIPIVKRVIAATGIGNNWKG, encoded by the coding sequence ATGACAACCCCGCTTGAATCCCGCATCAACCACACCTTCAATGATCCCACCCTCCTCACCCGCGCCCTCACCCGCTCAGCATACGCACGCGAAACCGGCCTCCCGGATGGGCAGCATATGGATGCGCTCGCCGTCCTTGGCGATGCGGTGATTGATCTTCTTGTTATCGAGGATATCATTGCATCTGGCGAGTCTGACAAAGGTATTATTACGAACCGGAAGGTACATGCCGTCAATATGCTTCGCCTCAGAATGGCCGCAGAATCTCTTGATCTCAGTACATATGTCCTCTGGGGGAAGGGGGAGAAGAGCCAGGAGATATGGCAGTCAGGGAGGGTTCTTGCCGAATGCTTCGAGGCGCTGATTGGCGCCCTTTATATTGACGGGGGAATACCCATAGTAAAAAGGGTGATTGCAGCAACCGGCATCGGGAATAATTGGAAAGGTTGA
- a CDS encoding FecCD family ABC transporter permease — translation MSLRNPLILIALSVTLLLSMAAAVLTGPTSIPIGSILTNPVYYQIISEIRLPRVIAAVLVGAALATAGTAMQGLFRNPMADPYIIGTSAGGSLGAAISIVFLAGLGLPVFAFIGAIGATFLVYMIARRGGKVPVETLLLTGVALSMFLSAMLSFLMYTAGKSLHQIIFWLMGGFWTVSWSQVHVGLLIPIGCVAIYIFARDINIISLGEEEAMHLGVNVEQLKVILLFISSLLAGIAVSIAGAIGFIGLITPHIMRNIVGPDHRVLLPAAILAGSILLLWADTFARTFGNEMPVGIITSFFGAPFFMYLLRRRMRA, via the coding sequence ATGAGCCTCCGGAATCCCCTCATCCTTATCGCCCTCTCTGTCACCCTCCTCCTGAGCATGGCAGCTGCCGTCCTGACCGGGCCGACCAGCATTCCGATCGGCTCCATCCTTACAAACCCAGTCTATTATCAGATCATCTCTGAGATACGGCTCCCGCGTGTCATCGCCGCCGTGCTTGTCGGGGCAGCGCTTGCAACTGCAGGAACAGCTATGCAGGGGCTCTTCAGGAATCCGATGGCCGATCCCTATATCATCGGAACATCCGCTGGAGGGTCACTGGGGGCAGCAATCTCCATCGTCTTCCTTGCAGGCCTTGGCCTCCCCGTCTTCGCCTTCATTGGTGCGATCGGAGCGACCTTCCTGGTCTATATGATTGCACGGAGGGGAGGGAAGGTCCCGGTTGAGACGCTTCTCCTGACCGGGGTTGCCCTCTCGATGTTCCTCTCGGCGATGCTCTCATTTCTCATGTATACCGCGGGAAAGAGCCTGCACCAGATCATCTTCTGGCTGATGGGGGGATTCTGGACGGTCTCCTGGAGCCAGGTTCATGTGGGTCTTCTGATTCCCATCGGATGTGTCGCAATCTACATCTTCGCCCGTGATATCAACATCATCTCCCTTGGAGAAGAGGAGGCGATGCATCTCGGTGTCAATGTGGAGCAGCTCAAAGTGATCCTCCTCTTCATCAGCTCATTGCTTGCAGGGATTGCCGTCTCCATCGCGGGTGCGATAGGGTTCATCGGGCTGATCACCCCGCATATCATGAGAAATATCGTGGGTCCTGATCACCGGGTGCTCCTCCCTGCCGCCATACTCGCCGGGAGCATCCTCCTTCTCTGGGCTGATACCTTTGCACGGACATTCGGCAACGAGATGCCGGTTGGGATCATCACCTCATTCTTCGGGGCACCCTTCTTCATGTATCTCCTCAGGAGGCGGATGCGGGCATGA